From Deferrisoma camini S3R1, the proteins below share one genomic window:
- a CDS encoding RelA/SpoT family protein, producing the protein MLRISELLEEVEALHPGANLDLIQKAYLFAAKVHGGAAESSQDPTLQHSLAVARILAELNLDEVTLACGLLHDVVEEAVSDPEQVRSHFGDEVASVLQGLARVSAVRYTSRKKEQAERFRRLILAMAQDVRVVLVKLADRLQVMRTLEARPPPERLVLAQETLDIYAPLANRLGIHRIKSELEDLGFRYAHPETWAELEEGVRRRLAEREAYIEEVKDRLARLLERHELPGRVSGRPKHLFSIHRKMQDQGIPLDKVYDLVAFRIITRTVQDCYAILGAIHAEWKPVPGRFKDYIALPKPNLYQSLHTTVIGPGGQPMEVQIRTEEMHRIAEEGIAAHWRYKEKRSEADPMDRVFEWLRKLVEAHKEIQDPQEFLESVKGDWFPEVVYVFTPAGDLIELPRGATPVDFAYAIHSKVGEQCVGAKVNGRMVPLSHELRNGDRVEVITSKHHTPSPDWLEFVKTSKARNKIRAWIKARQRARSTELGREICEREFRKFDKSLSKALKSGEMERAAKGFGLNKAEELLEAVGYGKISARQVLGKIYPDLEEREAPPKRPRKPPRTTSGIVIEGVGDALVRFARCCHPLPGDPIVGFVTRGQGMTVHTADCPNVRRLDPARRVPVEWGSGKGAVHPVKIRVDCEDRRGILAEITNLLAEHDVNVARAQVSTWAAGQAVCRFEILVEDLERLQKVLSSILSIKGVQRVTRVKT; encoded by the coding sequence ATGCTGCGCATCTCCGAACTTCTCGAGGAGGTCGAGGCCCTCCACCCGGGGGCGAACCTCGACCTCATCCAGAAGGCCTATCTGTTTGCGGCCAAGGTCCACGGGGGGGCGGCCGAATCTTCCCAGGACCCCACCCTCCAACACTCCCTGGCGGTCGCCCGGATTCTCGCCGAGCTGAACCTGGACGAGGTCACCCTGGCCTGCGGCCTGCTCCACGACGTGGTGGAGGAGGCGGTGAGCGACCCGGAGCAGGTGCGCTCCCACTTCGGCGACGAGGTGGCGTCGGTGCTCCAGGGCCTGGCCCGGGTGTCCGCGGTCCGGTACACCTCCCGCAAGAAGGAGCAGGCCGAACGGTTCCGCCGCCTGATCCTGGCCATGGCCCAGGACGTGCGGGTGGTGCTCGTGAAGCTGGCCGACCGGCTCCAGGTGATGCGTACACTGGAAGCGCGGCCCCCTCCCGAACGCCTGGTGCTGGCCCAGGAGACCCTCGACATCTACGCCCCCCTGGCCAACCGGCTCGGCATCCACCGGATCAAGAGCGAGCTGGAGGACCTGGGGTTTCGGTACGCCCACCCCGAGACCTGGGCCGAGCTGGAGGAAGGGGTGCGCCGCCGGTTGGCCGAGCGGGAGGCCTACATCGAGGAGGTCAAGGACCGGCTCGCCCGGCTGCTGGAGCGCCACGAGCTGCCGGGCCGGGTCAGCGGCCGGCCGAAGCACCTGTTCTCGATCCACCGGAAGATGCAGGACCAGGGGATCCCCCTGGACAAGGTGTACGACCTGGTCGCGTTCCGGATCATCACCCGGACGGTACAGGACTGCTACGCCATCCTGGGCGCGATCCACGCCGAGTGGAAGCCCGTGCCGGGTCGGTTCAAGGACTACATCGCCCTGCCCAAGCCCAACCTGTACCAGTCCCTCCACACTACGGTCATCGGCCCCGGCGGCCAGCCCATGGAGGTCCAGATCCGCACCGAGGAGATGCACCGGATCGCGGAGGAGGGGATCGCGGCCCACTGGCGCTACAAGGAGAAGCGCAGCGAGGCCGACCCCATGGACCGGGTGTTCGAGTGGCTGCGCAAGCTGGTCGAGGCCCACAAGGAGATCCAGGATCCCCAGGAGTTCCTCGAGAGCGTCAAGGGCGACTGGTTCCCCGAGGTGGTGTACGTGTTCACCCCGGCCGGGGACCTGATCGAGCTGCCCCGGGGCGCCACGCCCGTGGACTTCGCCTACGCCATCCACTCCAAGGTGGGGGAGCAGTGCGTGGGGGCCAAGGTGAACGGCCGCATGGTGCCCTTGAGCCACGAGCTGCGAAACGGCGACCGGGTGGAGGTGATCACCTCCAAGCACCACACCCCAAGCCCGGACTGGCTCGAGTTCGTCAAGACCTCGAAGGCCCGCAACAAGATCCGGGCCTGGATCAAGGCCCGGCAACGGGCCCGGTCCACCGAGCTGGGCCGAGAGATCTGCGAACGGGAGTTCCGCAAGTTCGACAAGAGCCTGTCCAAGGCCCTGAAGTCGGGGGAGATGGAACGGGCCGCCAAGGGCTTCGGCCTGAACAAGGCCGAGGAGCTGCTGGAGGCCGTTGGGTACGGCAAGATCTCGGCCCGGCAGGTCCTGGGCAAGATCTACCCGGACCTGGAGGAGCGTGAGGCCCCCCCGAAACGGCCCCGCAAGCCCCCCCGGACCACCAGCGGTATCGTGATCGAGGGGGTGGGCGACGCCCTGGTTCGGTTTGCGCGGTGCTGCCATCCCCTGCCGGGCGACCCGATCGTGGGGTTCGTGACCCGGGGCCAGGGCATGACCGTGCACACGGCCGACTGCCCCAACGTGCGGCGCCTGGACCCTGCTCGGCGGGTGCCCGTGGAGTGGGGGAGCGGCAAGGGAGCGGTGCACCCGGTGAAGATCCGGGTGGACTGCGAGGACCGCAGGGGGATCCTGGCGGAGATCACCAACCTGTTGGCCGAGCACGACGTGAACGTAGCCCGGGCCCAGGTCTCCACCTGGGCGGCCGGCCAGGCCGTGTGCCGGTTCGAGATCCTGGTGGAGGACCTGGAGCGGCTCCAGAAGGTCCTGAGCTCGATCCTGTCGATCAAGGGGGTCCAGCGGGTGACCCGGGTGAAGACGTAG
- the rpoZ gene encoding DNA-directed RNA polymerase subunit omega has product MARVTVEDCLEKVPNRFELAMAAAQRVKQLLESAPPLVETKNKIVVTALREIAEGKVTVRMRQIPRRAP; this is encoded by the coding sequence ATGGCACGCGTTACCGTAGAAGACTGCTTGGAAAAGGTCCCCAACCGGTTCGAGCTCGCCATGGCGGCGGCCCAGCGGGTGAAGCAGCTGCTGGAGTCGGCCCCGCCCCTGGTGGAGACCAAGAACAAGATCGTGGTCACGGCCCTCCGGGAGATCGCCGAGGGCAAGGTCACGGTGCGCATGCGCCAGATCCCCCGCCGGGCTCCCTAG
- the gmk gene encoding guanylate kinase, whose product MRQGLVLVISAPSGAGKSTLIRRLREAMPELGYSVSHTTRPPRPGERDGVEYHFVDRATFEAMRDRGEFAEWAEVHGNLYGTALTELRTAAEAGQDLVLDIDVQGALQVAQRLPHAVLVFVLPPSWEELERRLKARGQDDPEVIARRLANARQEVAEAPRYHYVVVNDDMGRCLEDLKAVVRAERCRPVRQQAALAALLGGD is encoded by the coding sequence GTGCGGCAGGGGTTGGTGCTGGTGATCTCCGCGCCTTCGGGCGCCGGCAAGTCCACCCTGATCCGCCGGCTCCGGGAGGCGATGCCCGAGCTGGGCTACAGCGTGTCCCACACGACCCGGCCGCCCCGACCGGGAGAGCGCGACGGGGTGGAGTACCACTTCGTGGACCGGGCCACCTTCGAGGCCATGCGGGACCGGGGCGAGTTCGCCGAGTGGGCCGAGGTGCACGGCAACCTCTACGGCACGGCCCTGACCGAGCTGCGGACCGCGGCCGAGGCCGGGCAGGACCTAGTGCTGGACATCGACGTGCAGGGCGCCCTCCAGGTGGCCCAGAGGCTGCCCCACGCGGTGCTGGTGTTCGTGCTGCCCCCCTCGTGGGAGGAGCTGGAGCGGCGTCTGAAGGCCCGGGGACAGGACGACCCCGAGGTGATCGCTCGACGGCTGGCCAATGCCCGGCAGGAGGTGGCCGAGGCGCCACGGTACCACTACGTGGTGGTGAACGACGACATGGGCCGGTGCCTCGAGGACCTGAAGGCTGTGGTGCGGGCCGAGCGGTGCCGGCCGGTCCGTCAGCAGGCGGCTCTGGCGGCGTTACTGGGGGGGGATTAG
- the guaA gene encoding glutamine-hydrolyzing GMP synthase gives MHHDQKILILDFGSQYTQLIARRIRESRVYCEIHPCTVGIDRIRSLAPQGIVLSGGPASVYDPEAPRVSAEVFELGVPVLGICYGMQLMTHLLGGRVARGLKREYGLAHITVDEARGPLTGFRPGETLPVWMSHADRIEAMPPGFRALAHTENSPVAAMGHENRPWYGVQFHPEVVHTPRGSEMLEAFLFDVCGCEPSWTMGSFIEATVREIRETVGDRRVICALSGGVDSSVVALLLHRALGDRLTCIFVDNGLLRKGEAEKVVRTFRDHFHLNLLHVDAADLFLEKLEGVTDPEQKRKIIGNEFIYLFEREARKLGDVEFLAQGTLYPDVIESVSFKGPSATIKSHHNVGGLPERMNLKLVEPLRELFKDEVREVGRELGLPEEIIERHPFPGPGLAIRILGEVTRERLDVLREADAIVREEIVREGVHRSVWQAFCVLLPVKTVGVMGDERTYEHVVAVRSVNSVDGMTADWSRLPYELLGRISNRIINEVDGVNRVVYDISSKPPATIEWE, from the coding sequence GTGCATCACGACCAGAAGATCCTGATCCTGGATTTCGGGTCCCAGTACACCCAACTGATCGCCCGCCGTATCCGGGAGAGCCGGGTGTACTGCGAGATCCACCCGTGCACCGTGGGGATCGACCGCATCCGCTCCCTCGCGCCCCAGGGCATCGTGCTCTCGGGTGGCCCGGCCAGCGTGTACGACCCCGAGGCCCCCAGGGTGTCGGCCGAGGTGTTCGAGCTGGGGGTGCCGGTGCTGGGCATCTGCTACGGCATGCAGCTCATGACCCACCTGCTGGGCGGGCGGGTGGCCCGAGGGCTCAAGCGCGAGTACGGCCTGGCCCACATCACGGTGGACGAGGCCCGGGGCCCGCTCACCGGGTTCCGCCCCGGCGAGACCCTGCCGGTGTGGATGAGCCACGCCGACCGGATCGAGGCCATGCCCCCCGGCTTCCGGGCCCTGGCCCACACCGAGAACAGCCCGGTGGCGGCCATGGGCCACGAGAACCGGCCCTGGTACGGGGTGCAGTTCCACCCCGAGGTGGTCCACACCCCCCGGGGCTCGGAGATGCTCGAGGCCTTCCTGTTCGATGTGTGCGGGTGCGAGCCCAGCTGGACCATGGGGTCGTTCATCGAGGCCACGGTGCGCGAGATCCGCGAGACCGTGGGCGACCGGCGGGTCATCTGCGCCCTGTCGGGGGGGGTGGACTCGTCGGTGGTGGCCCTGCTGCTGCACCGGGCCCTGGGCGACCGGCTTACCTGCATCTTCGTGGACAACGGGCTCCTCCGGAAGGGAGAGGCCGAGAAGGTGGTGCGCACCTTCCGGGACCACTTCCACCTGAACCTGCTCCACGTGGACGCGGCGGACCTGTTCCTCGAGAAGCTCGAGGGCGTGACCGACCCGGAGCAGAAGCGCAAGATCATCGGCAACGAGTTCATCTACCTGTTCGAGCGCGAGGCCCGCAAGCTCGGCGACGTGGAGTTCCTGGCCCAGGGCACCCTGTACCCCGACGTGATCGAGAGCGTCTCGTTCAAGGGGCCCTCGGCCACGATCAAGAGCCACCACAACGTGGGGGGGCTGCCCGAGCGGATGAACCTGAAGCTGGTGGAGCCCCTGCGCGAGTTGTTCAAGGACGAGGTGCGGGAGGTGGGCCGGGAGCTGGGCCTGCCCGAGGAGATCATCGAGCGCCATCCGTTCCCCGGGCCGGGCCTGGCCATCCGGATCCTGGGCGAGGTGACCCGGGAGCGGCTCGACGTGCTCCGAGAGGCCGACGCCATCGTGCGCGAGGAGATCGTCCGGGAAGGGGTGCACCGGAGCGTGTGGCAGGCGTTCTGCGTGCTGCTGCCGGTGAAGACCGTGGGGGTGATGGGCGACGAGCGCACCTACGAGCACGTGGTGGCGGTGCGGTCGGTGAACTCGGTGGACGGCATGACCGCGGACTGGTCCCGGCTGCCCTACGAGCTGCTCGGTCGGATCTCGAACCGGATCATCAACGAGGTGGACGGGGTCAACCGGGTGGTCTACGACATCTCGTCCAAGCCGCCGGCCACCATCGAGTGGGAGTAG
- the guaB gene encoding IMP dehydrogenase: MLEEKIPFGLTFDDVLLLPAESAVLPDQVDVSTWLTPKIRLNVPLLSAAMDTVTEARTAIAMAQEGGIGIIHRNLTVEEQAAEVDKVKKSEAGMIVDPITMGPDQKVAEALELMARYRISGVPITDDDGRLLGILTNRDLRFERNLERPVREVMTRDGLVTVPPGTTLEQAKELLHEHRIEKLPVVDEKFVLRGLITIKDIEKARKYPNSCKDEMGRLRVGAAVGVGADRDARVEALLAQGCDVIAVDTAHGHSKMVVEAVRAIKAQWPEAQVVAGNVATAEGAEALIRAGADAVKVGVGPGSICTTRVVAGAGVPQITAVAEAARVADRHGIPVVADGGVKYSGDITKAIAAGASSVMIGSLLAGTEESPGELILYQGRSYKVYRGMGSLGAMKKGSRDRYFQGIRDESELVPEGIEGRVPYRGPLSANVLQLVGGLRAGMGYTGCSTIEELRRKARFVRITPAGLRESHVHDVIITKEAPNYRVEPA, translated from the coding sequence ATGCTGGAAGAGAAGATCCCCTTCGGACTCACCTTCGACGATGTGCTCCTCCTTCCGGCCGAGTCGGCCGTGCTGCCCGACCAGGTGGACGTGAGCACGTGGCTGACCCCGAAGATCCGACTCAACGTGCCCCTGCTGAGCGCGGCCATGGACACGGTGACCGAGGCCCGGACCGCCATCGCCATGGCCCAGGAGGGGGGCATCGGCATCATCCACCGGAACCTCACGGTGGAGGAGCAGGCGGCCGAGGTGGACAAGGTGAAGAAGTCCGAGGCCGGCATGATCGTGGACCCGATCACCATGGGGCCGGACCAGAAGGTGGCCGAGGCCTTGGAGCTGATGGCCCGGTACCGGATCAGCGGGGTGCCGATCACCGACGACGACGGCCGCCTGCTGGGCATCCTGACCAACCGGGACCTGCGGTTCGAGAGGAACCTGGAGCGGCCCGTGCGCGAGGTGATGACCCGCGATGGGCTGGTCACGGTGCCGCCGGGCACCACCCTGGAGCAGGCCAAGGAGCTCCTCCACGAGCACCGGATCGAGAAGCTGCCGGTGGTGGACGAGAAGTTCGTGCTGCGGGGGCTGATCACGATCAAGGACATCGAGAAGGCCCGCAAGTACCCCAACTCGTGCAAGGACGAGATGGGCCGGCTGCGGGTCGGCGCGGCCGTGGGGGTGGGGGCGGACCGGGACGCCCGGGTCGAGGCCCTGCTCGCCCAGGGCTGCGACGTGATCGCGGTGGACACGGCCCACGGCCACTCGAAGATGGTGGTGGAGGCCGTGCGGGCCATCAAGGCCCAGTGGCCCGAGGCCCAGGTGGTCGCGGGCAACGTGGCCACGGCCGAGGGGGCCGAGGCCCTGATCCGGGCCGGGGCCGACGCGGTCAAGGTGGGCGTGGGGCCCGGCTCCATCTGCACCACCCGGGTGGTGGCCGGCGCCGGCGTGCCCCAGATCACGGCCGTGGCCGAGGCGGCCCGGGTGGCCGACCGGCACGGCATCCCGGTGGTCGCGGACGGCGGGGTGAAGTACTCGGGCGACATCACCAAGGCCATCGCGGCCGGCGCGTCGTCGGTGATGATCGGCAGCCTCCTGGCCGGCACCGAGGAGAGCCCGGGCGAGCTGATCCTGTATCAGGGCAGGTCCTACAAGGTGTACCGGGGCATGGGGTCCCTGGGCGCCATGAAAAAGGGCAGTCGCGACCGGTACTTCCAGGGCATCCGCGACGAGTCCGAGCTGGTTCCCGAAGGGATCGAGGGGCGGGTGCCCTACCGCGGGCCCCTGTCGGCCAACGTGCTCCAGCTGGTGGGCGGGCTCCGGGCCGGCATGGGCTACACCGGCTGCTCCACCATCGAGGAGCTGCGTCGGAAGGCCCGGTTCGTCCGGATCACCCCGGCGGGCCTGCGCGAGAGCCACGTGCACGACGTGATCATCACCAAGGAAGCCCCCAACTACCGGGTGGAGCCGGCCTGA
- a CDS encoding TerB family tellurite resistance protein gives MALQGKLIGAGVGWLLGGPLGAVIGGVIGHYVRDAPLSEGPGPADDPRVRQQQEELYFVASLVGILTAMLNADGEVKREEVRTIRRFFEERLGYRGESLDIVRDLIKQFLRKGVDLDALCRDVARRCDYATRLLLVECLIDVARADGHVHPAEEAVLRRAIAGLGVNPADVSGLRTAAAAGNGRAYEVLGVAPDASDEEIKRAYRELAKKYHPDRVAHLGDEFRELAHRKFLEIQEAYDRIRSERGM, from the coding sequence ATGGCGTTACAAGGCAAGCTGATCGGAGCCGGAGTCGGGTGGCTGCTGGGCGGCCCCCTGGGGGCCGTGATCGGCGGGGTGATCGGCCACTACGTGAGGGACGCTCCGCTCTCGGAGGGACCGGGCCCGGCCGACGACCCGCGGGTGCGGCAGCAGCAGGAAGAGCTGTACTTCGTGGCGAGCCTGGTGGGGATCCTCACCGCCATGCTCAACGCCGACGGCGAGGTCAAGCGGGAGGAGGTCCGCACGATCCGGCGGTTCTTCGAGGAGCGGCTGGGCTACCGGGGCGAGTCCCTGGACATCGTGCGGGACCTGATCAAGCAGTTCCTCCGAAAGGGCGTGGACCTGGACGCCCTGTGCCGCGACGTGGCCCGCCGGTGCGACTACGCCACCCGGCTCCTGCTGGTGGAGTGTCTGATCGACGTGGCCCGGGCCGACGGCCACGTGCATCCGGCCGAGGAGGCGGTGCTCCGTCGGGCCATCGCGGGGCTGGGGGTGAACCCGGCCGACGTGAGCGGGCTGCGGACGGCGGCCGCCGCCGGCAACGGCCGGGCCTACGAGGTGCTGGGCGTGGCCCCGGACGCCTCGGACGAGGAGATCAAGCGGGCCTACCGGGAGCTGGCCAAGAAGTACCACCCGGACCGGGTGGCCCACCTGGGCGACGAGTTCCGGGAACTGGCCCACCGGAAGTTCCTGGAGATCCAGGAGGCTTACGACCGCATCCGGTCGGAGCGGGGGATGTGA
- a CDS encoding outer membrane protein assembly factor BamB family protein has protein sequence MIRWVLVATALGLAGCAAAPRGPAGSVAVTPVEWGQEGGGPTRASRTDRAVPPRWDLRKIVRLTDEPGYHPEGYASPVVLAGTAFVGHEGRSFDAVRLADGKVLWRFPTRGRVYSTAAWTGEVLVFGDDAGWVYALSPEGRKVWEFMTTYPVVAGVLSDGQRAYVAVADGNVFCLEASTGRPLWQYGRRFPRSRSVWRGHGLALGDGRVYAGFWDGTVVALDPEVGRVIWRAELSGKGFRDVTAGPAFAGGRVYAGSLDGPVVALDAATGEVLWRAEVGAAAGIAVGAETLYLAGADGSVVALRRDNGAVVWRVRPGEGIATAPVLASGAVVVGFSDGPVVALDPATGAVQARYVPGPGLHSQPVVLDDTVVFLSDGSALHELGPD, from the coding sequence GTGATCCGTTGGGTTCTTGTGGCAACGGCCTTGGGGCTGGCCGGGTGCGCGGCCGCACCCCGGGGGCCGGCGGGGTCGGTTGCGGTCACGCCGGTGGAGTGGGGCCAGGAGGGGGGCGGCCCGACGCGGGCGTCCCGCACGGACCGGGCGGTTCCGCCGCGCTGGGACCTCCGCAAGATCGTGCGGCTGACGGACGAGCCCGGCTACCACCCCGAGGGCTACGCGAGCCCGGTCGTGCTGGCCGGCACCGCGTTCGTGGGTCACGAGGGCCGCAGCTTCGACGCGGTGCGGCTGGCCGATGGGAAGGTCCTGTGGCGGTTCCCCACCCGGGGCCGGGTGTACTCCACCGCGGCCTGGACCGGCGAGGTGCTCGTGTTCGGCGACGACGCCGGCTGGGTGTACGCCCTGAGCCCCGAGGGGCGGAAGGTCTGGGAGTTCATGACCACCTACCCAGTGGTGGCGGGGGTGCTGTCGGACGGCCAGCGGGCGTACGTGGCCGTGGCCGACGGCAACGTGTTCTGCCTGGAGGCGTCCACCGGCCGGCCCCTGTGGCAGTACGGCCGGCGGTTCCCCCGGAGCCGGTCGGTGTGGCGGGGCCACGGCCTGGCGTTGGGCGACGGCCGGGTGTACGCCGGGTTCTGGGACGGCACCGTGGTGGCCCTGGACCCGGAGGTGGGGCGGGTGATCTGGCGCGCCGAGCTTTCGGGCAAGGGGTTCCGGGACGTCACGGCCGGGCCGGCGTTCGCCGGCGGCCGGGTGTACGCCGGGAGCCTCGACGGCCCGGTGGTGGCCCTGGACGCGGCCACCGGCGAGGTGCTGTGGCGGGCCGAGGTGGGCGCGGCGGCGGGGATCGCCGTGGGCGCGGAAACCCTGTATCTGGCCGGGGCCGACGGCTCGGTGGTGGCCCTCCGGCGAGACAACGGGGCGGTCGTGTGGAGGGTGAGGCCGGGCGAGGGCATCGCCACGGCGCCGGTGCTGGCCTCCGGGGCCGTGGTCGTGGGCTTCTCGGACGGACCCGTCGTGGCCCTGGACCCGGCCACCGGGGCCGTGCAGGCCCGGTACGTGCCCGGCCCGGGGCTCCACTCCCAGCCGGTGGTGCTGGACGACACGGTGGTGTTCCTGTCGGACGGCAGCGCCCTCCACGAGCTCGGGCCGGACTGA
- a CDS encoding histidinol phosphate phosphatase domain-containing protein: MIDLHTHTLFSDGELLPSELLRRAEVLGLRAVALADHADMSTLDHVVPRIVRACEENNRHRRIRAIPAIELTHVPPALIGRYVGEARRLGARIVVVHGESPVEPVEPGTNRAAIEAGADILSHPGLIADGDARMAAERGVSLEVSARKGHSLANGHVVAVARRTGARLVLNTDAHAPGDLIAEPFARTVALGAGMTPAEYEELRANMARLAGWEAPPGPCGLETRD, encoded by the coding sequence ATGATCGATCTCCACACCCATACTCTCTTCTCCGACGGGGAGCTGCTACCGTCGGAGCTGCTGCGGCGGGCCGAGGTCCTGGGGTTGCGGGCCGTGGCGTTAGCGGATCACGCCGACATGTCCACCCTGGACCACGTGGTGCCCCGGATCGTGCGGGCGTGCGAGGAGAACAACCGCCACCGCCGGATCCGGGCGATCCCGGCCATCGAGCTGACCCACGTGCCCCCGGCCTTGATCGGCCGGTACGTGGGGGAGGCCCGGCGCCTGGGGGCCCGGATCGTGGTGGTCCACGGCGAGAGCCCGGTGGAGCCGGTGGAGCCCGGAACGAACCGGGCGGCCATCGAGGCGGGGGCCGACATCCTGAGCCACCCCGGCCTGATCGCGGACGGGGACGCCCGGATGGCGGCCGAGAGGGGGGTAAGCCTGGAGGTGAGCGCCCGCAAGGGGCACAGCCTAGCCAACGGCCACGTGGTGGCCGTGGCGCGGCGCACCGGCGCGCGGCTGGTGCTGAACACCGACGCCCACGCTCCGGGCGACCTGATCGCCGAGCCGTTCGCCCGCACCGTGGCCCTGGGCGCGGGAATGACCCCGGCCGAGTACGAGGAGCTGCGCGCGAACATGGCCCGCCTGGCGGGATGGGAGGCCCCACCAGGCCCCTGCGGGCTAGAGACTAGAGACTAG
- a CDS encoding nitroreductase family protein yields MELYEAIRGRRSIRRYKPDPVPQEVLDRLLEAAQWAPSWAHTQCCEVVVVSDPQVKEALQKTLPPSNPAFRAMVEAPLSVAFCAKTGRAGFYKGKAATPRGDWFMFDVALAMENFMLAAHAEGLGTVCVGLFDAAAAAKAVGAPEGVEVVALTPLGYPAAEAKVPPRKPRDEFVRWNRYAAD; encoded by the coding sequence ATGGAACTGTACGAAGCCATTCGAGGCCGGCGGTCGATCCGGCGGTACAAGCCCGACCCCGTTCCCCAGGAGGTGCTGGACCGCCTGCTGGAGGCGGCCCAGTGGGCCCCCAGCTGGGCCCACACCCAGTGCTGCGAGGTGGTGGTGGTGTCCGACCCGCAGGTGAAAGAGGCGCTCCAGAAGACCCTGCCGCCCTCGAACCCCGCGTTCCGGGCCATGGTCGAGGCGCCCCTGTCCGTGGCGTTCTGCGCCAAGACCGGCCGGGCCGGGTTCTACAAGGGCAAGGCCGCGACCCCGCGAGGCGACTGGTTCATGTTCGACGTGGCGTTGGCCATGGAGAACTTCATGCTGGCGGCCCACGCCGAGGGCCTGGGAACCGTGTGCGTGGGGCTGTTCGACGCGGCCGCGGCCGCCAAGGCGGTGGGCGCACCCGAGGGCGTCGAGGTGGTGGCGCTCACGCCCCTGGGCTACCCGGCCGCCGAGGCCAAGGTGCCGCCCCGGAAGCCCCGGGACGAGTTCGTGCGCTGGAACCGGTACGCCGCCGACTGA
- the holA gene encoding DNA polymerase III subunit delta: protein MSAEPVVCVLGEEPYLVRQALAELEREALEGGDPGLNREVFTAPEAEPGAVVSAAQTLPFLGGRRLVVVRDAHRWPASAWDPILAYLERPNPSTCLVLVAQSVDRRTRAGKALLAKSRVIRCDKPRDAEVPRWAERMAREAGLRLDPRLTAALALRVGPDLEQLHQEIDKLRAFAGEDGRVTLEDLERLVGDNREATVFALCDALGTRDLAGAMAALRSLLGIGEPPVRLLYMIVRHFRHLWMARDLLDRGGRVDRKAAAAALGVHPFVAAKALDQARGWDEEALQDAFARFLRADLGLKSGGGTEVLEALVLALCGGGRV from the coding sequence GTGAGCGCCGAGCCGGTGGTGTGCGTGCTGGGCGAAGAGCCCTACCTGGTCCGCCAGGCTCTGGCGGAGCTGGAGCGGGAGGCCCTGGAGGGGGGCGACCCGGGGCTCAACCGGGAGGTGTTCACCGCGCCCGAGGCCGAGCCCGGCGCCGTGGTGTCGGCGGCCCAGACCCTGCCGTTCCTGGGCGGCCGGCGGCTGGTGGTGGTGCGCGACGCCCACCGGTGGCCCGCCTCGGCCTGGGACCCGATCCTCGCCTACCTGGAACGGCCCAACCCCTCCACCTGCCTGGTGCTGGTGGCCCAGTCGGTGGACCGTCGCACCCGGGCCGGCAAGGCCCTCCTGGCGAAGAGCCGGGTGATCCGGTGCGACAAGCCCCGGGACGCCGAGGTGCCCCGGTGGGCCGAGCGCATGGCCCGGGAGGCCGGGCTGCGGCTCGACCCGCGGCTGACCGCGGCCCTGGCCCTGCGGGTGGGGCCCGACCTGGAGCAGCTCCACCAGGAGATCGACAAGCTCCGTGCCTTCGCCGGCGAGGACGGCCGGGTGACCCTGGAGGACCTGGAGCGGCTGGTGGGGGACAACCGGGAGGCCACGGTGTTCGCCCTGTGCGACGCCCTGGGCACCCGCGACCTGGCCGGTGCGATGGCGGCGCTGCGGAGCCTGCTCGGGATCGGGGAGCCCCCGGTCCGGCTGCTCTACATGATCGTGCGCCACTTCCGCCACCTGTGGATGGCCCGGGACCTGCTGGATCGGGGCGGGCGGGTGGACCGAAAGGCGGCCGCGGCCGCCCTGGGCGTGCACCCGTTCGTGGCGGCCAAGGCCCTGGACCAGGCCCGGGGCTGGGACGAGGAGGCGTTGCAAGACGCGTTCGCCCGGTTCCTGCGGGCGGACCTGGGTCTCAAGAGCGGCGGGGGCACCGAGGTGCTGGAGGCGCTCGTCCTGGCCCTGTGCGGGGGCGGCCGGGTTTGA
- the lptE gene encoding LPS assembly lipoprotein LptE: MRRWAGLVALVVLAAGCGYRLAGRPGDAVATVRIEPVDDRAAEPLFGPLLARAMAREVVDRGDLRLGRGPAADLVVRVRVDEVTESGAAYGAGGLVEYRVRARVTATVADRAGRVQWRGTLEEDREFPAGADVNATERAKDQALEALASDLARAVLRRASIAALGEGS, translated from the coding sequence GTGAGGCGCTGGGCCGGCCTGGTGGCCCTCGTGGTCCTGGCGGCCGGGTGCGGGTACCGCCTGGCCGGCCGGCCGGGCGACGCCGTGGCCACCGTGCGGATCGAGCCGGTGGACGACCGGGCGGCCGAGCCGCTGTTCGGGCCGCTCCTGGCCCGGGCCATGGCCCGCGAGGTCGTGGACCGGGGGGACCTGCGGCTCGGCCGGGGCCCGGCCGCGGACCTGGTGGTGCGGGTCCGGGTGGACGAGGTGACCGAGTCCGGGGCGGCCTACGGGGCCGGCGGGCTGGTGGAGTACCGGGTCCGGGCCCGGGTCACGGCCACGGTCGCGGACCGGGCGGGCCGGGTGCAGTGGCGTGGAACGCTGGAGGAGGACCGGGAGTTCCCGGCCGGGGCCGACGTGAACGCCACCGAGCGGGCCAAGGACCAAGCCCTGGAGGCCCTGGCCTCGGACCTGGCCCGGGCGGTATTGCGCCGGGCCTCGATCGCCGCCCTGGGGGAGGGGTCGTGA